One genomic segment of Amycolatopsis granulosa includes these proteins:
- a CDS encoding DUF1015 family protein, whose translation MTDWARPIGTGWVLDAPPAGPDVDEFADPVEIAAALAADPGDSLLAVQHPHRLPGGRSLEESLPAARAMLDRLRARDYRPVRDVVAPYRISGPDGTAAGVLCLVDPSAVGARIRHGEEVYTGVVAERAAALRALGCATSAAMLVPVSGDELTAAALGAARGAPAVEVTGGGRTHRLWLTGPGVEQDRLLAAVRAAPLLVADGNHRVAAAAEAGSPLLALVTAGPDLRIGAIHRTISGTGLTVAALARVWRRAGLTVREASDVDTPVPGSTVVTGRGGTLLVELPPGEPDHAVVENLLLAKTLGLDPEGPHVHPLPAGHPPGPGTDAVLRLAPVPLSEVLTAHAQGRRMPRKSTYFTPKPRSGLLLAALGG comes from the coding sequence ATGACGGACTGGGCACGCCCGATCGGCACCGGATGGGTCCTCGACGCGCCGCCCGCCGGGCCGGACGTGGACGAGTTCGCCGACCCGGTGGAGATCGCGGCGGCGCTGGCGGCGGACCCCGGCGACTCGCTGCTGGCGGTGCAGCACCCGCACCGGCTGCCGGGCGGCCGGTCGCTGGAGGAGTCCCTGCCGGCCGCGCGGGCGATGCTGGACCGGTTGCGGGCCCGGGACTACCGGCCGGTGCGGGACGTCGTCGCGCCGTACCGGATCAGCGGGCCGGACGGGACCGCGGCGGGAGTGCTGTGCCTGGTCGACCCGTCCGCGGTCGGCGCCCGGATCCGGCACGGTGAAGAGGTCTACACCGGTGTCGTCGCCGAGCGGGCGGCCGCGCTGCGGGCGCTCGGCTGCGCGACGAGCGCGGCGATGCTGGTGCCGGTGTCCGGCGACGAGCTCACCGCGGCGGCCCTGGGCGCGGCGCGGGGCGCGCCCGCCGTGGAGGTGACCGGCGGCGGCCGCACGCACCGGCTGTGGCTGACCGGTCCCGGCGTGGAGCAGGACCGGCTGCTCGCCGCCGTGCGCGCCGCTCCCCTGCTCGTCGCCGACGGCAACCACCGCGTCGCGGCGGCGGCCGAGGCGGGCAGTCCCCTGCTGGCGCTGGTGACCGCCGGCCCGGACCTGCGGATCGGCGCGATCCACCGGACGATCAGCGGTACCGGGCTGACCGTGGCCGCGCTGGCGCGGGTCTGGCGGCGGGCCGGCCTGACCGTCCGGGAAGCGTCCGATGTGGACACCCCGGTGCCGGGCAGCACGGTCGTGACGGGCCGCGGCGGCACCCTGCTGGTCGAGCTGCCGCCGGGCGAACCCGACCACGCCGTGGTGGAGAACCTGTTGCTCGCCAAGACACTCGGGCTCGACCCGGAAGGCCCGCACGTGCACCCTCTGCCCGCAGGCCACCCGCCGGGGCCGGGCACGGACGCCGTGCTGCGGCTGGCGCCCGTGCCACTGTCCGAAGTGCTCACCGCGCACGCGCAGGGCCGCCGCATGCCGCGCAAGAGCACCTACTTCACCCCGAAGCCACGCAGCGGGCTGCTGCTCGCCGCGCTGGGGGGATGA